A genomic window from Sphingomonas taxi includes:
- a CDS encoding PAS domain-containing protein: MGIARGFEDERLDIDGAIGGAIDGAGEPDVDEGGVGDAMFELGGDERRMHVRAYNHWVSLLRGRPYPEIGDLDPAHIDFGPHSVLIDFTGGIDDPTIAFLGERLRRECGLESDIVRIADVPGRSLLSRLTDHYLQIIANRAPIGFEAEFVGIRGRTTLYRGILMPFSSDGEAIDFIYGVINWKEMVDDATQATLDAELDAAVRAAPRVPVATPIWADGPSSGLEMVHLPPAPFAPFPDDATTARAGAMAAWRTWPAIGTVAIGAEADEFVVLLARARADGTLDVIKRVAGNDAIDGIARLPDA, encoded by the coding sequence ATGGGTATCGCGCGCGGCTTCGAGGACGAGCGGCTGGACATCGACGGGGCGATCGGCGGAGCCATCGACGGGGCCGGCGAGCCGGACGTCGATGAGGGCGGCGTCGGGGATGCGATGTTCGAGCTTGGCGGCGACGAGCGGCGCATGCACGTACGCGCCTATAATCATTGGGTTTCCCTGTTGAGGGGACGCCCCTATCCGGAGATCGGCGATCTCGATCCGGCGCATATCGACTTCGGGCCGCACAGCGTCCTCATCGACTTCACCGGCGGGATCGACGACCCCACGATCGCCTTCCTCGGCGAGCGGCTGCGTCGGGAATGCGGGCTGGAGAGCGACATCGTCCGCATCGCCGACGTGCCGGGCCGTTCGCTGCTGTCGCGGCTGACCGACCATTATCTGCAGATCATCGCGAATCGCGCGCCGATCGGCTTCGAGGCTGAGTTCGTCGGCATCCGCGGCCGCACGACGCTGTATCGCGGCATTCTAATGCCGTTCTCGTCCGACGGCGAGGCGATCGATTTCATCTACGGCGTGATAAACTGGAAGGAGATGGTCGACGACGCGACGCAGGCGACGCTCGACGCCGAACTCGACGCCGCGGTCCGCGCCGCACCGCGCGTGCCGGTCGCCACGCCGATCTGGGCGGACGGTCCGAGCAGCGGGCTGGAGATGGTGCACCTGCCCCCCGCCCCCTTCGCCCCCTTCCCCGACGATGCCACCACGGCCCGCGCCGGCGCGATGGCGGCATGGCGCACGTGGCCGGCGATCGGCACCGTCGCCATCGGTGCGGAGGCGGACGAATTCGTCGTGCTGCTCGCCCGCGCCCGCGCCGACGGCACGCTCGACGTCATCAAGCGCGTCGCGGGCAATGACGCGATCGACGGCATCGCCCGCCTGCCCGACGCCTAG